The stretch of DNA GACGACGTAGACACCGTTTTCGCGGGCGTGCGCAGCGTCCTTCGTCATGCACTCGTTGCGCCACCAGGCGTGGCCCGATTGCCAGTTTCGGGTAGCCTGCTCGCCATAGAGTCCTGGCGCGGACGCATGGACGATCACCTGCGCACCGGCAGCGGCGCAATCGCGATAGACCGCAGGGTTGTCGATGTCGGCACAGACCGCCACGCCAACGCGAACGCCTCCGACCGAAAACACAGTCGGCTCCGCTGGCCCAGCGCTGAACCAGTCCGCTTCGTCATCGACAACGTGGCGCTTGCGGTAGACCGCGACGAGCGCACCATCGGCGGCCACGATCTGCGTAATGAACGGCTTCTGTCCGGGCCGCGCTTCGACCAGCCCGGCGACGGCAGTCACGCCAGTGCCGCAAGTCAGCGCCAGAAACCGCGCGATCTCCGGTGAATCGAGCGACAGCACTGACGCCGGCCAGCGAGTCGGATCGATATAGCCAGTGATGCTCATCTCCGGGAAGACGACCAGCCGCACGCCCCGCGCCGCCGCTGCCTCAATTGCCGCGCGGTGGCGACCGAGGTTGCCCTCGATGTCACCTTTCTCGCTCCGCAACTGAACGAGCGCGATGGATAGATCAGTCATCATCAGTCCTCATTCGACAGACGGCAACGTCCCGCGAAACTCCGCGCCGCGCTCGCCGTTGGCGGCCGTGAGCTCGCCGCCGTGCGCCCGCAGGATGCGCCGGGCGATCGTCAGGCCGAGGCCGGCCCCGGCGGTG from Thermomicrobiales bacterium encodes:
- a CDS encoding carbon-nitrogen hydrolase family protein, translating into MTDLSIALVQLRSEKGDIEGNLGRHRAAIEAAAARGVRLVVFPEMSITGYIDPTRWPASVLSLDSPEIARFLALTCGTGVTAVAGLVEARPGQKPFITQIVAADGALVAVYRKRHVVDDEADWFSAGPAEPTVFSVGGVRVGVAVCADIDNPAVYRDCAAAGAQVIVHASAPGLYGEQATRNWQSGHAWWRNECMTKDAAHARENGVYVVAATAAGRTIDEDFPGGGFAFAPDGSCFAATADWSEGVLDVAIPAPLRSSGQANTRSCPGSGSNRSG